A window from Leptospira stimsonii encodes these proteins:
- a CDS encoding Acg family FMN-binding oxidoreductase: protein MQSRHSIVSDRLTRKHFLAKIALFGAGLTFNSLLPGCNGIDYGEEVNRIRMKSFSDLSSENGRMLDLIRYATLAPSGHNSQPWKFSFNENTIRIFPDFSRKLRIVDPDDRELYISLGCALENLVIASEQMGYIPEVEYLPAKEEECIRVTLKKGAPKKDETVFRAIPLRQSTRNQYDGRNLSVSELKKLNSFSKAKTIENLVFTDKKEIEALIEYVKEGDRIQLSNPEYYQELKDWIRFNESEAITKGDGLATRCTGNPSVPRWFGQILMDAVVSAKSQGNSDERLIRSSSGMLVFTSQKNDKQSWIDVGRAFERWTLLATSLNVKSAFMNQPAEVPKLRSQLGEYLNLGKAYPQLLVRFGYSQRMPNSPRRPLEQVIV from the coding sequence ATGCAAAGTCGCCACTCCATCGTATCCGACCGTCTGACCCGGAAGCACTTCCTTGCCAAAATCGCACTTTTTGGAGCAGGCCTGACCTTCAATTCCTTATTACCCGGTTGTAACGGAATCGATTATGGGGAGGAAGTCAATCGAATTCGGATGAAGTCCTTTTCCGATCTTTCGAGCGAAAACGGAAGGATGTTGGATTTAATACGTTATGCGACACTGGCTCCCTCCGGTCATAACTCTCAACCTTGGAAATTCTCGTTCAATGAAAACACTATTCGGATCTTTCCGGATTTTAGTAGAAAATTACGAATCGTAGATCCCGACGATCGAGAACTCTATATAAGTTTAGGTTGCGCCCTCGAAAATCTTGTGATCGCTTCCGAGCAAATGGGATACATTCCAGAAGTTGAATATTTACCCGCTAAAGAAGAAGAATGTATTCGAGTGACTCTCAAAAAAGGAGCCCCAAAGAAGGACGAAACCGTTTTCCGCGCGATTCCACTTAGACAATCCACACGTAACCAATACGACGGTAGGAATCTGTCCGTGTCCGAACTAAAAAAATTGAATTCATTCTCCAAGGCAAAAACGATTGAGAATCTCGTCTTTACTGACAAAAAAGAAATCGAAGCTCTGATAGAATACGTGAAAGAAGGAGATCGTATCCAGCTTTCCAATCCTGAGTATTATCAAGAACTTAAGGACTGGATCCGATTCAACGAATCCGAAGCCATCACAAAAGGAGACGGATTGGCCACGAGATGTACGGGCAATCCTTCCGTGCCTCGCTGGTTCGGTCAGATTCTTATGGACGCGGTAGTGAGCGCAAAGAGCCAAGGAAACTCGGATGAAAGATTAATCCGAAGTTCCTCCGGAATGTTGGTATTCACGTCACAGAAAAACGACAAACAATCCTGGATCGATGTGGGACGCGCGTTCGAACGATGGACGTTACTGGCCACTTCTCTAAACGTCAAATCGGCCTTTATGAACCAACCCGCCGAAGTTCCGAAACTTCGCTCTCAATTAGGAGAATATCTCAATCTCGGAAAGGCTTATCCGCAACTCTTGGTTCGTTTCGGATATTCCCAACGGATGCCAAACTCCCCTCGTCGCCCCTTAGAACAGGTGATCGTTTGA
- a CDS encoding response regulator, whose product MDINLGGTQDGIETAKKINSFQSIPIIFVTGYTDKETKEKALSIHPLGYLLKPVEINQIKEIIESKL is encoded by the coding sequence ATGGATATCAATCTAGGTGGAACTCAGGACGGAATCGAAACCGCGAAAAAAATTAATTCGTTTCAATCGATTCCTATCATTTTCGTAACCGGTTACACGGATAAGGAAACAAAGGAGAAAGCGCTGAGCATTCATCCTTTAGGGTATCTACTCAAACCGGTGGAAATCAATCAGATCAAAGAAATTATCGAGTCAAAACTCTAA